In the Arthrobacter zhaoxinii genome, one interval contains:
- a CDS encoding ribose-phosphate diphosphokinase: MFTAYATVPQGYTVHSAATPMSFPAGEAHLKVDGSPNETPLYLYLTGADANEYMSAAMWIDYAHQGGHKVQALIPYLPGARQDRGNPFGAKVYANLINAMNADEVVCFDPHSPVMPALVRNLRVVDSSAVIAQVLRNKAGEYAGVICPDAGAKERTARTAAALGLPLYSAEKHRDFATGKLSSFTCEELPAEGRFLVVDDICDGGGTFMGLAAATGLGPDRLDLWVSHGVFSGKAAQLRQAYGSIYTTDSHPGAANPDVAASITPLISHLI, encoded by the coding sequence ATGTTCACCGCATACGCCACAGTCCCGCAGGGATACACCGTCCATTCGGCCGCTACGCCGATGTCCTTCCCGGCCGGGGAGGCCCACCTCAAAGTCGACGGCAGTCCGAATGAGACGCCGCTTTACCTCTACCTCACCGGTGCCGACGCAAACGAGTATATGAGCGCGGCCATGTGGATCGACTACGCCCACCAGGGCGGCCATAAGGTCCAGGCCCTCATCCCGTACCTGCCCGGAGCGCGCCAGGACCGGGGCAACCCCTTCGGCGCCAAGGTCTACGCCAACCTCATCAACGCCATGAACGCCGACGAAGTGGTCTGCTTCGATCCGCACTCGCCCGTCATGCCGGCGCTGGTGCGCAACCTGCGCGTTGTGGATTCCTCCGCCGTGATCGCCCAGGTCCTGCGGAACAAGGCGGGGGAGTATGCCGGGGTCATCTGCCCGGACGCCGGAGCGAAGGAACGCACCGCCCGAACCGCCGCAGCGCTCGGACTTCCGCTCTATTCCGCCGAGAAGCACCGCGACTTTGCCACCGGCAAGCTCTCCTCCTTCACCTGCGAGGAGCTGCCCGCCGAAGGCCGCTTCCTGGTTGTCGACGACATCTGCGACGGCGGCGGAACCTTCATGGGCCTGGCCGCCGCCACCGGACTCGGGCCGGACCGCCTGGACCTGTGGGTCAGCCACGGAGTCTTCTCCGGCAAGGCGGCCCAGCTGCGGCAGGCCTACGGCTCCATCTACACCACCGATTCACATCCCGGCGCCGCCAACCCGGACGTTGCCGCTTCCATCACGCCCCTGATTTCCCACCTCATCTAA
- a CDS encoding nicotinate phosphoribosyltransferase translates to MTTTAPATALTTASITAALFQTDAYKLGHIHMYPQGTTKVLSNFTNRGSRLEGVDHVVHFGLQAFLQKFCIEAFAPFFAADEDEAVAEYQAGLNDILGPNTVGTSHIRALHRRGYLPLIFRAVPEGTRVPLRVPSVTVESTEPEFFWLVNYIETALSASIWQPSTAATIADKYRGILDAAAEKTGTDAAFVDWQLHDFSFRGMPGVEAAAASGAGHLLSFKGSDSLGSADFIRRYYNSSFGADNGQILGSIPASEHAVMCAGGQDGEAETFRHILEVNSSGNISLVSDGYDLWHVLQNILPGLKDIITSRDGNVVIRPDSGDPADIVCGTSTRPGAVVPAAVPAMTDDPAFFGVVAILDAEFGSARNQAGYKVLNKVRVMYGDSITPERAADITDRLEKAGYAAENVVLGAGSFTYQYVTRDTFSSAVKVTYIEVNGEGRNVFKDPITAKGFGSKRSATGRLAVTRNDDGELALIEKATPEQEEASLLQPVWANGEFLRRQSFADVRTVLGNISS, encoded by the coding sequence ATGACCACAACAGCACCCGCCACCGCACTGACCACTGCCAGCATCACGGCCGCCCTCTTCCAGACGGACGCGTACAAGCTCGGCCACATCCACATGTACCCGCAGGGCACCACGAAGGTCCTCTCCAACTTCACCAACCGCGGCTCCCGCCTCGAGGGCGTGGACCACGTGGTGCACTTCGGACTGCAGGCCTTCCTGCAGAAGTTCTGCATCGAGGCCTTCGCTCCGTTCTTCGCCGCAGACGAAGACGAGGCCGTGGCCGAGTACCAGGCCGGCCTCAATGACATCCTCGGCCCCAATACCGTAGGCACCAGCCACATCCGGGCCCTGCACCGCCGCGGCTACCTGCCGCTGATCTTCCGCGCCGTTCCCGAAGGAACCCGGGTACCCCTGCGGGTCCCGTCCGTCACTGTTGAGTCCACCGAACCGGAGTTCTTCTGGCTGGTCAACTACATCGAGACGGCGCTGAGCGCGTCCATCTGGCAGCCCTCCACCGCAGCGACCATCGCCGACAAGTACCGCGGCATCCTCGATGCCGCTGCCGAAAAGACCGGCACGGACGCCGCGTTCGTGGACTGGCAGCTCCACGACTTCTCCTTCCGCGGAATGCCCGGCGTCGAAGCCGCTGCCGCCTCCGGCGCCGGCCACCTGCTGTCCTTCAAGGGATCGGACTCCCTCGGCTCGGCGGACTTCATCCGCCGCTATTACAACTCCTCCTTCGGGGCCGACAACGGCCAGATCCTCGGTTCCATCCCCGCCAGCGAGCATGCGGTCATGTGCGCCGGCGGCCAGGACGGAGAAGCCGAGACCTTCCGCCACATCCTGGAGGTCAATTCCAGCGGCAACATCTCGCTGGTTTCCGACGGCTACGATCTGTGGCACGTGCTGCAGAACATCCTGCCGGGGCTTAAGGACATCATCACGTCCCGCGACGGCAACGTCGTCATCCGTCCCGACTCCGGGGATCCCGCCGACATTGTCTGCGGAACCTCCACCCGGCCCGGCGCCGTCGTTCCAGCCGCGGTGCCGGCCATGACCGACGACCCTGCCTTCTTCGGCGTCGTCGCCATCCTCGACGCAGAGTTCGGCTCCGCCCGCAACCAGGCCGGCTACAAGGTCCTGAACAAAGTGCGCGTGATGTACGGGGACTCGATCACGCCGGAACGCGCCGCCGACATCACCGATCGTTTGGAGAAGGCGGGCTACGCAGCCGAGAACGTAGTGTTGGGCGCCGGCTCGTTCACCTACCAGTACGTCACCCGGGACACGTTCTCCTCCGCCGTCAAGGTCACCTACATCGAGGTCAACGGCGAAGGGCGCAACGTCTTCAAGGATCCGATCACGGCCAAGGGCTTCGGGTCCAAGCGCTCAGCCACCGGCCGCCTGGCCGTGACACGGAACGACGACGGCGAGCTGGCCCTCATCGAGAAGGCCACCCCCGAGCAGGAAGAAGCCTCCCTGCTGCAGCCGGTCTGGGCCAACGGCGAGTTCCTCCGCCGCCAGTCCTTCGCCGACGTGCGGACAGTGCTCGGTAACATTTCCTCATGA